A genomic window from Cucumis melo cultivar AY chromosome 8, USDA_Cmelo_AY_1.0, whole genome shotgun sequence includes:
- the LOC103491195 gene encoding cell wall protein DAN4-like, translating into MFTNDSEGEVVMLLDMRTVEKEMDNDNLLHRSCSGDPNLETVSFSVSEANNNGGCSPVSKNVVSPVPPRKIKTEDFMDSENEKSDYDWLLTPPGTPLFPSMETESQKNATNKNDMMISRSTALKPRLVNIQEECNSVSNIASKHPNLQSGQLNSACATNKKPSSKASSATASRSATPTSRPTLSKTTKPSRSATPTSRVNTKASAPPVRSSTPAKTTAQSSTPTEKSVSTTKQTSRSATPNRCPSKPTCSSIASRPNGRSSSTSKSNARSSSNPRPSRSTFPSIKTRPSKPSEAPNFPLDEAASSMPERPVSTTKGRPIVASSSKSSSGRTMSNGKTRQKPSSPSKQLASNGSSAYNSGKVFPFKPRIRSADDNEVSPVVMGTKMVERVVNMRKLAPPKQGDYRPSIGDPSSKSSVDIPGFGRTLSNKSLDMALRHMDITRSISGKVRSVITKTHTSSMNNGSSRSTKAGTTGFSDSPLATSSNGSSAPSAWSSSIHLDDSEIEDNELSTEMVSS; encoded by the exons ATGTTCACTAACGACTCGGAGGGAGAGGTCGTTATGTTGCTCGATATGCGAACGGTTGAGAAAGAGATGGATAATGACAATCTACTGCATCGGAGCTGCTCGGGGGATCCTAATTTAGAAACCGTTTCGTTTTCCGTTTCCG AAGCTAATAATAATGGTGGATGTTCACCTGTCTCCAAGAATGTTGTATCACCTGTTCCACCGCGGAAGATCAAAACGGAGGATTTTATGGATTCAGAAAATGAAAAATCTGATTACGACTG GCTCCTCACACCACCTGGCACCCCACTCTTTCCATCAATGGAGACGGAATCACAGAAAAATGCAACCAATAAGAATGATATGATGATTTCTCGTTCCACTGCTCTGAAGCCTAGG CTAGTAAACATCCAGGAAGAGTGCAACTCTGTGAGTAACATTGCGTCCAAGCATCCGAATTTGCAATCTGGACAACTAAATTCTGCATGTGCTACCAATAAAAAGCCATCGTCAAAGGCTTCTTCAGCTACTGCTTCAAGATCTGCGACACCAACTTCACGCCCAACATTATCTAAAACTACAAAGCCTTCAAGATCAGCCACACCAACTTCACGAGTCAACACCAAAGCTTCAGCCCCTCCCGTGAGATCTTCAACGCCTGCAAAAACTACTGCTCAGTCATCAACACCAACTGAAAAATCCGTGTCAACTACGAAGCAAACATCAAGATCAGCAACTCCTAATCGCTGTCCATCAAAGCCAACATGTTCATCTATCGCATCACGTCCCAATGGTCGGTCATCTTCGACGTCAAAATCTAATGCTAGAAGTTCTAGTAATCCAAGACCTTCAAGGAGCACCTTTCCATCCATTAAAACCAGACCTTCAAAACCCTCCGAGGCGCCAAATTTCCCGCTTGATGAAGCTGCAAGTTCAATGCCCGAAAGGCCGGTTTCAACGACCAAGGGGAGGCCAATTGTGGCCAGTAGTTCTAAATCTTCATCCGGTAGGACTATGTCTAATGGGAAAACTAGGCAGAAACCAAGCTCTCCTTCGAAGCAACTTGCCTCAAATGGAAGCAGTGCATATAACAGTGGCAAAGTATTTCCATTCAAGCCAAGAATACGTTCCGCTGATGATAATGAGGTTAGCCCCGTGGTCATGGGAACAAAGATGGTTGAAAGGGTAGTGAACATGAGAAAGCTCGCCCCTCCGAAGCAAGGCGACTACCGCCCAAGCATTGGTGATCCTTCCAGTAAGTCCTCTGTTGACATCCCTGGCTTTGGAAGGACACTTTCAAACAAATCATTAGATATGGCTTTGAGGCATATG GATATAACACGAAGCATTTCGGGTAAAGTTCGCTCAGTGATAACAAAAACTCACACTTCCTCCATGAACAATGGCAGTTCAAGGTCCACAAAAGCTGGAACGACTGGATTTTCTGACTCTCCCCTTGCTACAAGCAGCAATGGAAGTTCTGCACCAAGTGCATGGAGTAGTTCGATTCACCTGGATGACAGCGAGATCGAAGATAACGAGCTTTCCACAGAGATGGTCTCATCATAG